The DNA segment CCATGGACACCCTCGACACCACCGACCGCACCCGCGTCACCCGGCTCCGCGACCGCCAGGTCCTCGACCGCGGCGCCCTGGACGCCCTGCTCGACGAAGCGCTGATCGCGCACGTCGCCGTCGTCCGCGACGGAGCCGCGATCGTGCTGCCGATCCTCTTCGCCCGCGACGGCGACGACCTCCTCCTGCACGGCTCGAGCGGCGGCGGCCTCCTGCGCGAGGCGGCGCGCGGCTCGCTGCTCACCGTCGCCGTGACCCTCGTCGACGGCCTCGTCGTCGCCCGCTCCGCCTTCGACAGCTCGATGAACTACCGCTCCGCGATGATCCTCGGCCGCGCCGAGCCCGTCGAGGGCCCCGGCAAGGCCCGTGCCCTCGACCTGCTGACCGAGCGCCTCCTCCCCGGCCGCCCCGCCGAGACCCGCCCGAGCACCGCCCGCGAGATCGCCGCCACCCTCGTCCTGCGCCTGCCCCTCGCCGAGGCGAGCCTCAAGATCCGCGCCGCCGGCCCCTCCGACGACGACGCTCAGACCCCCGGCGTCTGGGCGGGCACCGTCCCCCTGGTCACCCGCACTCTCCCCGCGGTGCGGGCCCCCGGGTCCGCGCCCGAGCTCCCGGCGTCGGCGACCGCCTTCACCAGCACGATCGACAGCACAGTGCCGCCCTTCCGCTGATCCCGCACCGTCAGGGGAGG comes from the Rathayibacter festucae DSM 15932 genome and includes:
- a CDS encoding pyridoxamine 5'-phosphate oxidase family protein, whose protein sequence is MDTLDTTDRTRVTRLRDRQVLDRGALDALLDEALIAHVAVVRDGAAIVLPILFARDGDDLLLHGSSGGGLLREAARGSLLTVAVTLVDGLVVARSAFDSSMNYRSAMILGRAEPVEGPGKARALDLLTERLLPGRPAETRPSTAREIAATLVLRLPLAEASLKIRAAGPSDDDAQTPGVWAGTVPLVTRTLPAVRAPGSAPELPASATAFTSTIDSTVPPFR